Proteins from a genomic interval of Nitrospinota bacterium:
- a CDS encoding DUF6531 domain-containing protein — translation MTVDGTITEQTNHQYSEILLKPKQKNGLQLTAFIVVLFASFIVALPSASANYPNIGSVTLTEIGQSGAFDVSSSGCGWTGTAVSTNSGVATVSPTAISATGNQTFSVTAVEGGDTAITVTYAQDGNPVTDELGYTIPCDLSGSITIFIYVDLPLTPVGGSGSDFPDAGTDGDPVNTHTGELFFTEPPDINLGGPLPLRFQRYYASKLRVAGIGGSLGNNWRHNFEWSIHWTGNLLSLVNDKG, via the coding sequence ATGACTGTCGATGGGACCATTACAGAACAGACAAATCATCAATATTCTGAAATTCTCTTAAAACCAAAACAAAAAAACGGATTACAGCTGACGGCATTCATCGTCGTGCTCTTCGCGTCATTTATTGTCGCCCTCCCCTCCGCCTCGGCGAATTACCCCAACATAGGCTCCGTTACCCTTACCGAAATCGGGCAGTCAGGGGCTTTTGATGTGTCAAGCTCTGGTTGCGGATGGACAGGCACTGCGGTCTCTACAAATTCAGGCGTTGCGACCGTCTCCCCCACGGCAATTTCCGCCACCGGAAATCAGACATTCTCTGTCACAGCCGTAGAAGGTGGCGACACCGCTATAACTGTTACATACGCACAGGATGGAAATCCTGTTACAGATGAGTTGGGTTATACAATTCCATGCGACCTATCCGGCAGTATCACCATCTTTATATATGTTGATCTCCCGCTCACCCCGGTCGGTGGTAGCGGTTCCGATTTCCCCGACGCGGGGACGGACGGCGACCCGGTAAATACACATACAGGTGAGCTATTCTTCACCGAACCGCCCGACATAAACCTCGGCGGTCCGCTACCTTTGAGGTTTCAGCGCTACTATGCCTCCAAGCTGAGAGTAGCGGGAATTGGCGGTTCGCTCGGCAACAACTGGAGGCACAACTTCGAGTGGAGCATCCACTGGACCGGGAACCTCCTCTCACTTGTAAACGACAAGGGGAA